The genomic stretch CGAGCGGCGGCCGCCACGCCGCAACAGGAAATCCGCCTTTGGCGCCCGGCGAGACAGACCGCGGAAAGGCGCGTCATTCGCCCGTCTGCAGCAAGGTCCCGGCGCGCCGCGCGGCGGCGAGCAGCCGCACGAAAGCGACAGCCGCAGCGCAGAACAGCGCCGCATCCAGCGCCAAGCCGTAAAACATGAGATCGAGCCGCAGCGCGTGATCGACGAGCACGGCGCGCAGCCCCTCGAACACATAGGTCGGCGGCAAGGCCCAGCAGATCGGCTGCAGCCAGCCGGGAAGAACCGAGACCGGGTAATAGACGCAGCCGAGCGGCTGAATGACGAACATCAGCGACCAGACGAGACTTTCCGCGCCCAATCCATAGCGCAGCAGCAGCCCCGACACGAACAGGCCGACGCTCCAGGCGAAGAAGATCAGAATGGCGAAAAAGGCGGCGAAAGCAAAGCCGAGCGCCCAGAGATTGAAGCCGAAGAACCAAATGGCCAGGATCGTCACCGGAACCATGCCGACCAGGAGGCGAATGAGGCTCATCGCCATCATGGAGACGACGAATTCCGCCGGCCGCAGCGGGCTCATGAAGAGATTGGCGATATTGCGGGACCACATCTCCTCGAGAAAAGAGAAAGAAAATCCCTGCTGGCCGCGAAGCAAAATGTCCCACAGCAGCACCGCGCCGATCAGCGAGCCGGCGGCGATCGTCGTCTTGTCCGCGCCCCCGAGACCGCCGGGCGCGCGCAGCAGATAGGTCTGCAGAAAGCCCCAGGTGAGCATTTGCACCGTGGGCCAATACATCATCTCCAGCATGCGCGGCATGGAGGAGCGCAGCAGATAGGAATAGCGCAAAGTCATCGCGCCGACGCGCGCGATCGAGAATTCCAAAGACGCGCTCATGCGGCGCCTCCATTGCCACGGCCGCGCGCGACGTCGAGAAACACTTCCTCGAGATTGGCGCGGCCATAGCGCGCGAGCAGCTCGGCGGGCGAGCCGTCGTCGACGAGGCTTCCCTCTTTCAGCATCATCACACGATCGCAGAGGCGCTCTACCTCCGCCATATTGTGCGAGGCGAGCAGGATCGCGCAATTGCGACGGCGGCGATAATCCTCGAGATGCCCGCGCACCCAATCGGCGGTGTCGGGATCGAGCGAGGCGGTGGGCTCGTCGAGCAGCAGCAGCTCCGGCTCGTTGATGAGCGCCTTGGCGAGCGCGACGCGCGTCTTCTGCCCAGCGGAGAGGCGCCCGCTCGGACGATCGAGAAATTCTTTCAAGGCGAGATCGGCGGCCAGCTCCTCGATCTTGTCGGCGACGCCGCGAACGCCATAGAGCCGGCCGAAGACGGTGAGATTCTGCCGCACGGTGAGACGATGCGGCATATCCACATAAGGGCTCTCGAAATTCATGCGGCCGAGCGCGTGATAGCGGTCTTTCAAAAAATCACGGCCGAAGATTTCGATTGTTCCCGTCGTCGGCTCGATGAGGCCCATGACCATGCCGATGGTCGTGGTCTTGCCGGCGCCATTGCCGCCGAGCAGACCCGTCACCGAGCCGGCGGGAAGCGCGAAGCTCAACGGCTTCACGGCCACGGTCTCGGCGTAGGTTTTGGAGACGCCGTCCACGCGAAGGACGGGAACGGTTTCGAGCGACATGGCGATGTGCGGGGTTTGGCGATATGCGGAGTTTGCGGAGGACGGGTTCTTATCGGCAAAATGCGGCGGGAAAGCAAATTCCGTCGCGCGAGCGGGAAACGCTGCGAGCGTCGCTCGTCGCAGTCCCTTCATTTGGACCGCCTATCCTGAAACTCCCCAAACGCGGGAAAGGGACGACGGA from Methylosinus sp. C49 encodes the following:
- a CDS encoding ABC transporter permease, coding for MSASLEFSIARVGAMTLRYSYLLRSSMPRMLEMMYWPTVQMLTWGFLQTYLLRAPGGLGGADKTTIAAGSLIGAVLLWDILLRGQQGFSFSFLEEMWSRNIANLFMSPLRPAEFVVSMMAMSLIRLLVGMVPVTILAIWFFGFNLWALGFAFAAFFAILIFFAWSVGLFVSGLLLRYGLGAESLVWSLMFVIQPLGCVYYPVSVLPGWLQPICWALPPTYVFEGLRAVLVDHALRLDLMFYGLALDAALFCAAAVAFVRLLAAARRAGTLLQTGE
- a CDS encoding ABC transporter ATP-binding protein, which codes for MSLETVPVLRVDGVSKTYAETVAVKPLSFALPAGSVTGLLGGNGAGKTTTIGMVMGLIEPTTGTIEIFGRDFLKDRYHALGRMNFESPYVDMPHRLTVRQNLTVFGRLYGVRGVADKIEELAADLALKEFLDRPSGRLSAGQKTRVALAKALINEPELLLLDEPTASLDPDTADWVRGHLEDYRRRRNCAILLASHNMAEVERLCDRVMMLKEGSLVDDGSPAELLARYGRANLEEVFLDVARGRGNGGAA